A segment of the bacterium genome:
CGTCGTGGCCGTGTCGCGAGTGTACGAAACGCCGCCGGCCGGCGGGGTGGCGACGCGGCCGTTCCTGAACGCCGCCGTCGCGGCGGCGACCACGCTTTCGGCACGGGAACTGCTCGGCCTGTTGAATGGGATCGAGGCCGCGGCCGGGCGCATCCGCAAGGAGCGCTGGGCCGACCGCACGCTCGATCTCGACATTCTCCTTTATGGCGACCGCATCATCCAGGAGCCGGGCCTCGCGATCCCGCATCCGCGCCTTGCCGAACGGCTTTTTGTTCTCGCGCCGCTTGCGGACATCGCGCCGGACACCGTTGTTCCCGGGACCGGCAAAAAGGTCGCCCCGTTGCTGGCGGAGTGCGCGGATGACGCGCGGGCGACGGTGGTCGACGTACCCGGGTGGACTTGAACCACAGAGAACACAGAGAACGCAGAGGAAATCGGGTGAGGAATCGCTAGTGAAAGTTGCCCGCACTCTTGGCGCGTTTGGCCGTTGTCGTGCATGCCGCCGGTTCTGCCTTAGCTTCCCTTCGTGTCCTCCGTGTCCTCTGTGGTGAATGTTCTTCATCCGTCGCTTGCGGAAAACCGTCCGAAGTCGGCGTCAATAAAGGGGATTCTTGACATTCGGCGAGGCGCTGGGCTACCTTCGGCCAAGCTCGATCCATGTCAGGTTGGAGATGAACGCACGTACCGTGGCCCCTTTGGGGCTGATCGTCATCGTCGCTCTGGCCGTGTCGGGGTGCGTCGCGGGCAAAACGTCCGCGCCCGCCGTCGACTCGTCGGCGGAGTTGCGCGCGCAGATGGAACAAATGCAACGCACGCTCGCCAACATGAATCTGCGGATGGAGGAGTTGAACAACTCCGTCGCGTTGCTTCAAGACACGGCCAAGGCGAACCGCGACTCGATCCGCAAGATGCGCTCGGAGATGGATACGCCGACGATCTACATCGGCGAGACCACGCCCGTCGCGCCCGCGACGGAGTCGGCGCCGCTGCCTTCGGGCGGGCCGACGCAAGACTTCGGATCGGCCGCGGGCGAAGGCTATGTGCCCGGCGCCGCGGTTTCGTCCTCGCCGCCGTCCCTGGCCGGCGCGCCCGTGGTCATTCCGCCCGCGCAGGGCGGCGACGCGGATCGCCCGTCGTCGGAAGACGGCCTGTCGGTGGCACGCGGGCACCATCGCGCGGGACAATACGGCCTCGCGGCGTACGAACTTGGCCGCTATCTGGCGGCGCCGCGTTCAACGAACGACGCGGCGGCCGCGCGGATGCTGCTTGCCGAAAGTTATGAACGGCTTGGCGACCATGCCCAGGCCTCGAGGCATTACGGACTCGTGCTCTCATCGGGCGCGGGATCGTACGCGCCCCAGGCCCGCTATCGTCTTGCCGAGTGCGCCGTTGCTCTCGGGCAAAAGGTAAAGGCCCGGGAATTGTTCAAGTCCGTCGTCAGTCTTCATCCGGGCACGGATGAGGCGCGCCGGGCCTCTGAGAAGCTTGCCCAACTCGAGTCCCCCGAGGAGGACGCCCGATGACCGCAAGACTCGTCCTTGCAATCGCCCTTGGCCTTTTCGTCGCCGTTTCGGCGGCGGTGGCCGAGACCGACCAGGCGCCCGCGGAGACGCCGCCCAACCAGATCGCCATCGAAACGGACATCATGGAATACACCATCACGTCCGGCGACACGCTGTGGGATCTTTCCACGCGTTTCTACGGCGATCCGTGGCTGTGGCCGACGATCTGGGAGCTGAACCCGTATATCGCGGATCCCCACTGGATCTACCCGGACAACAAGCTGAAGGTCCGGCTGGTCGAGGGCCTGTCGTACGCGTGGAAGGGCGGCGAGCCGTCGTTCCTCGCGCCGGCGGACTGGTGGGATCCGACGTTCTACTACACGACGCAGCAGAACATGGTCGATTTCATCACGAAGGCCGAGATCGAGCAGTCCGGCGAGATCGTGGACGAGATCGACGATAGCCTCCTGCTTGGCGAATACCACGACATCTACTTCACGATGCCCGAGGAAACGAACGTCCAGCTCGGCGACATTTTCACCGTCTATCGCGAGCGCGAGTCGGTGCGCAGCCCGAAAGAAGGCTCGCTCGGCAACATGATCGAGACGCTCGGCGAGATCGAAACGACCAACTCGACCACGCTCAAGAACGGGCGCGTCGTGTACACCGGCCGCATCGTCCGCTCCACCGCGGAGATCGCCGTGGCCGACAAGGTCGTCATGATGCCGCGCGACAGCTACACCGTCACGCTCAACAAGACGAGCCTTGACCTCGAAGGCAACATCGTCGCGTTCCATCCCGAGCGCATCAACTTCGGCCAATTCGAAACGGTGTTCATCGACGTGGGAATGAAAGACGGTGTCGAGGTCGGCAACAGCTTTTCCATCTGGCGGGAGAGCAAGGACGAAAGCCGTCTGCCCGGCTATTTCATCGGCAACCTCATCGTGGTGCACGTGGAGCCGGACAACGCGACGGCGCTCGTCACGAACTCGCTTCGCGAGATGGCGGTCGGCGACCGCATCCAGAGCGATATCGACTAGACGCATCCGCCGCGGCCCGCGCCGCGGCGCGGTACAACACGGGGCATCCGGGGTTGCGCGCCGCGCGTCCCCGGTTTTTTTATTGGGGCCGGAAAGGCGCGGGCACGGGTACGATGGACAATGTGGACGTCATGGACATCATGGACTTGATGAACCCGAACGACCGAGCCGCCGCAACGCGCCTTGCGACGAACTTTCGGACTTCCAAACTTCCAGACTTCCAGACTTTTGGACTTCCCGCCTTCCAATCTTCGTCATGCTGAAAATCCACGACGCGGGCAAGCGCCTCATCGTCGGCGTGCCGGGCGTCGATGTGACGCCGGAGGCGCGTTTCGCGCTGACCGAGCTGGGAGCCGGCGGCATCGTCCTGTTTTCGCGCAACTTCGAGTCGCCCGAACAGCTTCGCGACCTCGTGCGCCGGTATCGAGAGCTGTGCCGGCACGATCGCCTCGTCGTCGCGGTCGATCAGGAGGGTGGCAAGGTGCAGCGCCTGCGCGCGCCGTTCACCGAGTGGCCCGACGCGCGCGCGTTCGCCGAAGCGGGAAACGCCGGGGATATCGCGCGCTTCGCGCGTTTTCTTGCCCGCGAGCTGGCCGCGGTCGATATCGATCTCGATTTCGCGCCGGTGTGCGACGTGCTGACGTGGGCGCAAAATCCCGTCATCGGGCGGCGCGCGTTCTCGTCCGACGCGAACGAAGTCGCCGGGTGCGTGCGGGCGTTTATCGACGCGATGAAGGACGAAGGCGTGATGGCGTGCGCCAAGCACGCGCCCGGCCACGGCGACACGGAGGCGGACTCGCACGTCGCGCTGCCGCAAACGGACGCCGACGCGCGGCGCCTCGCGGGCGTCGAACTGGTGCCGTTCGCCGAGGCCGCGCGCGCCGGCGTCGCGGCGATGATGACCGCGCACGTGATCTATCGCGGCATCGACCGCGAATGGCCGGCGACGCTGACAAGCCGCGTGCTCGATCTCGTGCGCGCGTTGCCGTTTGACGGGCCGCTGATCTCCGACGACCTGGAGATGGCGGCGATCGCGGACAATTTCGGCGTCGGCGAGGGCGCGGTGCTCGCGCTTCTCGCGGGTTGCGATTTGCTGCTGGTCTGCCATCGCGCGGATCGGCAAGAGGAAGCCGCGGCCGCGATCTACGACGCGATGCGCGGCCGCCGCTGGAAACGAGAGGCCATTTGGGATTCGGACAAGCGCCTCGTGGAATGGAATCGGCGCTTCCCGCCGCGAACAACGCTCCCGCCGCTTTCGGTCATCGGCCACGGCGAGCACGAGGCGCTCGCCGAGAAGGTTCGAAGCGCGAGCGGTTGATTGCGCCGCGCGGCTTGACGCACCGAATCGAAAGGCGGACCATCGTTACATGGCGCGGAACGAAAAAGACACGAAGCGCACGCGAAGAATTGCTGTCGAAAAGCGCGGGGAAAAGTACGTTATCGAGCTTGGCGCCGAGGATTTGCGTTCAATCGGCGTCGATCTCGACAAACCGCTCGTGGATATGGTCGTCGGCGGAGACGCCATTCGAATCGTGATGACGCAGGACGAAGAGCGCCGCGAGAGGTTTACGAAGGCGCTTGAAGAAACGCATCGCGAGTACGCGAAAGCGTTGAAACGACTCGCTGAATAATTCCTCATGTCCGCGCATTTCGACCCGGCATTCCTGTCCATCATCGAGGTCATCGAAATTCACGAAAGCTGCATTCGTGAGTACGGCGGCTCCATGGGGGTTCGAGACCCTGGGTTTATTGGAGTCCGCCGTCGCCGCGCCGCAATCCGGATTCGGCGGTGTGCTTTTTCAAACGGATAACGCGCAAGTCGCGGTGGCGTAACTCTTTCATCTTGTTTCCAATCATCCGTTCATCGACGGAAACAAGCGTGTCGGCGCGGCGTCCGCCGTGATGTTTTTGAAAACGAATGACCTGGTGTTCCGAATCCCGGAAGACGAGCTTGTCGATATCACGCTCGCTGTCGCGACGCACACCGCGTCGAACGACGACGTTGCCGCCTTTTTCCGGCGGTACATCGACAAATAAACGGCGATCCGTGTGAGCGGCGCTACTCGAGGATTTCGAGGTGCGACTTTTTGCGGGTGCGCAGCGAGGCCGCGGCCAAAAGCGTGCGCAGGCTGCGCGCCATGCGCCCGCCGCGTCCGATGACCTTGCCCAGGTCGTCGTCGGCGACGGTCAGCTCGTACGTCGTCTGACCGCCCTGGACGATCTCGTCCACGTGCACGTCACCGGGATTCTCGACGAGCGCGCGCGCGACGAACTCGATCATGTCCTTGAGATCCGCGTCCCGTTCGCCGGATTCGCGGCGATTCCCGTCAGGCACCGACGTTGATACCTTGCGCCTTCAGGAGGCTGCGGACGGTGACGGAAGGCTGAGCACCCTTGCCGAGCCACGCATCGACGGAATCGCGGTCAAGCGAAACCTTGTCTCCCGCGGTTTCCTTGCTCGGGTCGTAGGTTCCCACGAAATCGACGACGCGGCCGTCGCGCGGCGAGCGCGAATCGGCGACGACGATGCGATAAAACGGCTTTTTCTTCGCGCCCATGCGCGTCAGACGCATAACCAGCGGCATCGGTTCCCCATCCATAAAGCGGGCGGCGTCGCCACCCAGCGGCGTTGCGGGGCGTTTTCTACACGAAATCGCGGGATTCAACAAGCGGCAATCCGAAATCTTCACCGCGAAGACGCAAAGAACGCGAAGGGCGCGTCATATCCAAAGAACGCGAAGGCGGCGTTGACCCGCTCCCTGACGGTCGCGGTTCGTATCGTTTGTGTTCCGCCGGATCGCGATTCTGCGATTTCATTCCCAATTCCCAATTCCCAATTCCCAACTCCCAATTCTCAACGTCGTTTTTTCTTCTTGCCCGGCTTCCCCATCGCCTTGCGCGCGGCTTTCATCGCCTTGGCGCCTCCCAGGCCCGGCGGCATCGAGCCACCCATGCCGGGCATTCCGGGCATGCCGCCGCCCAAGCCCCCCATCTGCGCCATCTTCGTAATCATCGTTTTGGCCTGGGCGTACTTTTTCAACAAATTGTTTACGTCCTGGATGGTCGTGCCCGAACCGCGCGCGATGCGCTGGCGCCGGCTGCCGTTGATGATCGTATGGTCGCGGCGCTCATCCGGCGTCATGGAGCCGATCATCGCGTCGATCTTCGTCAACTCGCCCTCGTCCGGCGTCAGGCCGCTCATCGCTTTCAACTTGCCCATACCGGGGATCATCGACATCAGCGAATCGAGCCCCCCCATGCCGCGGACCTGCGCGAGCTGCTTGCGGAAATCGTCGAGCGTGAACTCGTTCTTGCGCAGCTTGCGTTCGAGCTCCTGAGCCTCGCGCTCGGACATCGCGGCCTCGGCGCGTTCGACGAGCGTCATGATGTCGCCCATGTCGAGGATGCGCCCGGCCATGCGGTCCGGGTGAAACATCTCGAGGGCGTCCATCTTCTCGCCGACGCCGACGAGTTTGACGGGCTTTCCGAGAACGGCCTTGATCGACAGCGCCGCGCCGCCGCGCGCGTCCGAATCCATCTTCGTCAGCACGACTCCCGTGATCTCGACCTCGTCGTTGAACGCCTTGGCGACGTTGACGGCCTCCTGGCCGGTCATCGCGTCGGCGACAAACAGGATTTCGGAGGGCTTGAGCTTGTCCTTGATGCGACGCAGCTCTTCCATCATCGCTTCGTCGATCGAAAGACGGCCGGCCGTGTCGATGAGGAGGACGTCGTGCCCGAAGCGCTCGGCCTCCTCCCGCGCGGCGACGCAGATATCGACGGGGTCCTGCCCGACGTGCGAGGCGTAGACGGGCAGATCGAGTTGCTTGGCGAGCGTTTTGAGCTGTTCGATGGCGGCGGGGCGGTAGACGTCCGCGGGCACCAGAAATGGCCGGCGGCCCTTTTTGCGCAGATAGTTCGCGGTTTTGCCGACGCTTGTCGTCTTTCCGGAGCCTTGCAGGCCGACGAACATCACCGGCGCGGGGCGGCCGGACAGCGTGAGGTCCTGCCCCTTGCCGCCCATCAGCTCGGTCAGCTCCTCGTGCACGATCTTCACGAAGTGCTGGCCCGGCGAAAGGCTTCGCATGACCTCCGAGCCCATCGCGCGCTCCTGCACCCTGGCGAGGAATTCGCGCGTGACGCGGAAGTTCACATCCGCTTCGAGAAGGCTCATCCGCACGTCCTTCATGGCGTCCTGGATGTTCTTCTCCGAAAGCTTGCCCTGACCCTTGAGGTTTTTGACGACGTCGTTCAGTTTTTCGGAAAGGCTTTCAAACATATCGTTCCCGCGCCCGGTTCGCGTGTCGCGCCGGACGTTTGCGTTGCGTGCGTTTTCGCTCTTTTTCGTTGACGCGGCCCGTCAAGTCGCGCGATCTTTGTAGAAGATGATGACGCCAAGTTCAATCACGCCCGCCCGGATCGGCCGAGCCCTCGCCGCGGTCCTTTTTGCGATCGTGTGCGTGATCGCGTTTGTCGCGACGGAATCCCGAGCGGACGAAGCCTCGACGACCGCACCCGCGACGCCGGCCGAGCCGGAATATTCGGCCGAGATCGAACATCTGGCGCAGGAAGCGAAAGGCCGGTTGCTGAAAACGAACGGCGGGCGCATCGCGCTCGCGGCGATCGAAAAGGCCGGCGGTCTTGCGAACTGGTATGCCGGCGGCGCGATCGAATTTTCGTACGAATATCGTGTGCGCGAAGACAAACCGCCGTACGCATCCACGCAAACGCACGATATCCGTAGCTCGCGAATGCACCAGCAGGTGCATGGTCCCGTCGAAGGCCGTACCGCCTGGACGGGCAAACGGGCATGGACGACGCTTGAGCCCGGCGAATTCCCGGTGCGTTTCTGGGCAACCAAGCCGTATCACTTCACAGCGATGCCGTTTGCCGCGGCGGCGCCGAACGCCTACCTCTCGCTGAAGCCGGACGACGACGGCACGTCACTCGGTTTTGAGCCTTCGCACGCGGTCGAAGTCTGGTTCGACCAGGGCGGCAACAGCACACCGGATGATTGGTATCGCCTATACCTTACGCAGAAGGACTTGCGTCTCGTCGGCATGACGTACGTGCTCACGTATCGCAAATACCTTCCGGGCGATCCCGAGACGCACTCGTCCGAGCACCTGGTCGTATTCGAGGATTTCGAATCGCGGGGCGGGATTTTGCTGTCGCGCACGCACACCGTCCATGAACTCACGGACGAGCGAAAACGCGCGGACGTCCGCGCGAAAGGCACGGTGTCGGAGTTGGCGTTTCCGGCGACGTTCGACGACGCGCTGCTGAAGCGCCCCACGGGTGCGATGAAACGCCGGTCGCTCGATGCCTTGCGTCCAGACGACCGGGAATGGGATCCGAATTTTTTATTGCAGCTGACGATCTGGTTGTCTTATTTCGGAGCAACAAGATAGCCAGAATGCGCGCGGAACCTGGCACCGGGAGCATTTGTGTTCTTTGTAGTGACGCGAGTCAGCTCGCCCGCACGCCCTTGAGCTTTGCGCGGCCATCTTCGATGGACACCTTGAATCGCACGGGCCCACCGAGTTTTTCCTTCAGCACCGGCATCTGTTTTTCGAGCGAGGCGCGGAAGGCGTCGTAGGAGAGCTTGGCGGTGTCGCCGGTGCGGCGGCGTGCGTCGACATATTCGTCGAACAGTTCGCGCACGGGATCGGGGCGCACCTGGCCGTTGTCGTGCACGCGCTTCCACTCCTCCGTGTGCTGCAGGACCTCATCGGTTTCGTGATCGAGCTTGCCCACGCGGGTGTCGGCCTTGAAGCGATGCGGCGCGTAGGTGCCGTTTTCGATCTGCACCAGGATGCGATCCCACAGGCGCTGATAGGCGTTAAACGTCGCCTGAAGGCTCTGAAAGCGGAATTTCGTGCCGGTGTTGGAGACGTGCTGCGCGGTGACGAGGCGAATGATCTCCTGAATCTTCTTGCGGTCCTTTTGCGGCTCGGTCCGGCGCTCGCCCGCGAAGTACTGCTCATACTCGTGCTTCAGATCCTTTGTCCGAAGTTCGATCTCATTGAGGGCCTTCACGATGTCCACGAAACAGCACCCCACTTTGCAGGTCACCGACGCAAATCTTAGCTTTAGGGTTTTCCCAGTGTAAAGCGAGTGGGGAAAATTACAAACGGGCCGGCTCGCGGCCAAAACCGAGGTATGCCCGGCGCCCGAATAGCGGCGCCGCCCCCCTTCGCGCATTGGTCGATTTGTGGTAGATTTTTGGTGGATTTTTGGTAGACCGTCCTGGGAGGATTGCGATATGGGCGCCGCGAAGAGGTTCGAAACCAAGGCCGAGATCGTCGATCACCTTGCCGAAAAGTTCGGCCTGACGAAAAAGACGGCGACCGGCGTCGTCAACGAATTTTCGAACATGCTCGGAGATCAGATCAAACGATCGGGCACGCTGACCTTTCCGGGCATCGGGAAGGTGGCGGTATCGAACGGGAAATCCGGCGACCGGAAAACTCCGACAAAATCGCAAACGCCGCGCGCACGACGTCGATCGATCGACTCTCAATCCCTCGACCACGAACCCGTTCGGTCACGATTGCCGGAACTGCACGACGAGACAACCGGTCGGATCGACGCCGTGAAAGTGGCGAATTTTCTTGGAATTACTCTTTCGCAAGTCGCGGCCGCAGTTGGCGTCAAATATCAAACGCTCCATAAAACGCCGACGAGCGAATCGGCTCAAAAGGGGCTCGCTCTTATCAAACGATGCCTCGAAATCCTCGACGAATACTTTCACGAACCGGCCACGATTCGCGCGTGGCTCAACTGCAAGAACGCCGATTTGGGGATGCGGACGCCCATTGAAGTCATTCGCGAAGGATACGCCGATGCGGTCTATGGCATGCTGGCCGCATCTTATTACGGGATTCCAAGCTGATGCTCGACGCGAGGGCGCTCGCACAAATTCTGCCGACTCTGCCGCGTAAGACGGCGCACGGTCCATGGTCGCGCGCGGTCCCGGATGAATTGCTTCAAAAGCCGGTTCCAGGCGGCGCTCCGGACAGTCGTCCGCGACCGCTCTGGCCCGGCGGCGCCGTATTGACAGGAGGTCGTTTCAACCCGCGAGAAACGTTCGATACCATCTATCTCGCGGCCGATTCGATCACAGCTTCGTGCGAGGTCGGCGCCGCGATATTTCAACCGGGCGGCGCACCGATCGCCGTCGAACACATGCCGCTTGTCTTCGTTTCGATTCGCGGCACGGTTTCCGACTTGCTCGATCTTCGCGAGCCCGATATTTGCGACGCGCTACACACCTCGGACATCGAGTTGACGAATGACTGGCGGTATTGGCAATCCCTGCATGCCATGGGGGTTAGTTCGATCCCGCCGACGCAGGAACTCGGTCGCGCAGCGTATATGTGCGGCGTGATCCGCGGCCTCGTTTTCCCTTCGTCCAAGAACCGGCCCCACGGGATTTGCCTGGCTATATTCCCCGATCGGCTGGCCGACGGCGATTTTCTCGAGGTCCACGACCCCTCCGGGCGGCTCGTCGAACGATACCCCTGACGCGCGGGCGCGTCGCCGCTTGATAGCACCCGCCGGTCCGGTCTACGTTCGCGATCGGGGGGTTTTGCGCATGTGCGGCCGATACGCCGGAGGCGACGGGGGCGAGCCGAACGCGGAACTTTTGATTCGCGTGCTGAAGATCATCCGCGACAATCCGGACATCTTCCCGCCGCGCCGCGACAACATCAGCCCCACGCAGTCGGCGCCGATCGTCCGCGAGCGCGACGGCGGCCGGCACGTTGACGAATTGCGCTGGGGGCTTGTGCCGAAATGGGTCAAGGATCCCAAGGATCTGAAAGCGCCGCTCATCAACGCGCGCGGCGAATCCGTCGCGACCAAACCCTCGTTCCGCGAGGCGTTCCGGCGCCGGCGGTGCCTCGTGCCGGCCGCCGGCTTCTACGAGTGGAAAAAAGACGGCGCGAAAAAGATCCCCCATTTCATCCGCCGCGAGGACGAGGGGATGATGATGTTCGCCGGCCTGTGGGAGCATTGGGAAAAGGGCGATGAGGCGATCGACTCCTACACCATCATCACCACGGATGCGCTGCCCGGGCTGCGGGAGCTGCACGACCGCATGCCCGTCATCGTTTCGCCAAACGATTTCGACGCGTGGCTCGATCCGTCGGTGAGCGACGCGGATCGCCTGGCGCCGATCGTGCGTCCGAACGATGACGGCGGGTTG
Coding sequences within it:
- the folK gene encoding 2-amino-4-hydroxy-6-hydroxymethyldihydropteridine diphosphokinase, with product VVAVSRVYETPPAGGVATRPFLNAAVAAATTLSARELLGLLNGIEAAAGRIRKERWADRTLDLDILLYGDRIIQEPGLAIPHPRLAERLFVLAPLADIAPDTVVPGTGKKVAPLLAECADDARATVVDVPGWT
- a CDS encoding tetratricopeptide repeat protein — its product is MNARTVAPLGLIVIVALAVSGCVAGKTSAPAVDSSAELRAQMEQMQRTLANMNLRMEELNNSVALLQDTAKANRDSIRKMRSEMDTPTIYIGETTPVAPATESAPLPSGGPTQDFGSAAGEGYVPGAAVSSSPPSLAGAPVVIPPAQGGDADRPSSEDGLSVARGHHRAGQYGLAAYELGRYLAAPRSTNDAAAARMLLAESYERLGDHAQASRHYGLVLSSGAGSYAPQARYRLAECAVALGQKVKARELFKSVVSLHPGTDEARRASEKLAQLESPEEDAR
- a CDS encoding LysM peptidoglycan-binding domain-containing protein gives rise to the protein MTARLVLAIALGLFVAVSAAVAETDQAPAETPPNQIAIETDIMEYTITSGDTLWDLSTRFYGDPWLWPTIWELNPYIADPHWIYPDNKLKVRLVEGLSYAWKGGEPSFLAPADWWDPTFYYTTQQNMVDFITKAEIEQSGEIVDEIDDSLLLGEYHDIYFTMPEETNVQLGDIFTVYRERESVRSPKEGSLGNMIETLGEIETTNSTTLKNGRVVYTGRIVRSTAEIAVADKVVMMPRDSYTVTLNKTSLDLEGNIVAFHPERINFGQFETVFIDVGMKDGVEVGNSFSIWRESKDESRLPGYFIGNLIVVHVEPDNATALVTNSLREMAVGDRIQSDID
- the nagZ gene encoding beta-N-acetylhexosaminidase yields the protein MLKIHDAGKRLIVGVPGVDVTPEARFALTELGAGGIVLFSRNFESPEQLRDLVRRYRELCRHDRLVVAVDQEGGKVQRLRAPFTEWPDARAFAEAGNAGDIARFARFLARELAAVDIDLDFAPVCDVLTWAQNPVIGRRAFSSDANEVAGCVRAFIDAMKDEGVMACAKHAPGHGDTEADSHVALPQTDADARRLAGVELVPFAEAARAGVAAMMTAHVIYRGIDREWPATLTSRVLDLVRALPFDGPLISDDLEMAAIADNFGVGEGAVLALLAGCDLLLVCHRADRQEEAAAAIYDAMRGRRWKREAIWDSDKRLVEWNRRFPPRTTLPPLSVIGHGEHEALAEKVRSASG
- a CDS encoding KH domain-containing protein, which produces MIEFVARALVENPGDVHVDEIVQGGQTTYELTVADDDLGKVIGRGGRMARSLRTLLAAASLRTRKKSHLEILE
- the rpsP gene encoding 30S ribosomal protein S16, whose amino-acid sequence is MPLVMRLTRMGAKKKPFYRIVVADSRSPRDGRVVDFVGTYDPSKETAGDKVSLDRDSVDAWLGKGAQPSVTVRSLLKAQGINVGA
- the ffh gene encoding signal recognition particle protein, whose product is MFESLSEKLNDVVKNLKGQGKLSEKNIQDAMKDVRMSLLEADVNFRVTREFLARVQERAMGSEVMRSLSPGQHFVKIVHEELTELMGGKGQDLTLSGRPAPVMFVGLQGSGKTTSVGKTANYLRKKGRRPFLVPADVYRPAAIEQLKTLAKQLDLPVYASHVGQDPVDICVAAREEAERFGHDVLLIDTAGRLSIDEAMMEELRRIKDKLKPSEILFVADAMTGQEAVNVAKAFNDEVEITGVVLTKMDSDARGGAALSIKAVLGKPVKLVGVGEKMDALEMFHPDRMAGRILDMGDIMTLVERAEAAMSEREAQELERKLRKNEFTLDDFRKQLAQVRGMGGLDSLMSMIPGMGKLKAMSGLTPDEGELTKIDAMIGSMTPDERRDHTIINGSRRQRIARGSGTTIQDVNNLLKKYAQAKTMITKMAQMGGLGGGMPGMPGMGGSMPPGLGGAKAMKAARKAMGKPGKKKKRR
- a CDS encoding HU family DNA-binding protein produces the protein MGAAKRFETKAEIVDHLAEKFGLTKKTATGVVNEFSNMLGDQIKRSGTLTFPGIGKVAVSNGKSGDRKTPTKSQTPRARRRSIDSQSLDHEPVRSRLPELHDETTGRIDAVKVANFLGITLSQVAAAVGVKYQTLHKTPTSESAQKGLALIKRCLEILDEYFHEPATIRAWLNCKNADLGMRTPIEVIREGYADAVYGMLAASYYGIPS
- a CDS encoding RES family NAD+ phosphorylase produces the protein MTGGRFNPRETFDTIYLAADSITASCEVGAAIFQPGGAPIAVEHMPLVFVSIRGTVSDLLDLREPDICDALHTSDIELTNDWRYWQSLHAMGVSSIPPTQELGRAAYMCGVIRGLVFPSSKNRPHGICLAIFPDRLADGDFLEVHDPSGRLVERYP
- a CDS encoding SOS response-associated peptidase, with product MCGRYAGGDGGEPNAELLIRVLKIIRDNPDIFPPRRDNISPTQSAPIVRERDGGRHVDELRWGLVPKWVKDPKDLKAPLINARGESVATKPSFREAFRRRRCLVPAAGFYEWKKDGAKKIPHFIRREDEGMMMFAGLWEHWEKGDEAIDSYTIITTDALPGLRELHDRMPVIVSPNDFDAWLDPSVSDADRLAPIVRPNDDGGLVYYPQDPRDGVMARSRA